A window of uncultured Gellertiella sp. genomic DNA:
ACGGCATCAGGCCACAGAGCCGGCTGACCGCATCGCTGATGGCCCATTTCGGCGATGATCCGGCCCGGATGGTCGATTTCGCCCGGGGCGCGACCCCGCGGGATTTTGCAGGGCACGCGCCCCAGGTCTTTCAGCATGCGGATGAAGGCGACGCCATCGCCATTTCCCTGCTTCGCCAGGCGGGCGAACTGGTCGATGCGGCGCTGGACCGGCTTGTCGGGCTGGGCGGCGCGCAGTCACTCTGCCTGCTCGGCGGGATTGCGGGTCCCTTGCGCCCCTGGCTTGCCGAGCGGCACCGCGCCAGGCTGCGCCCGCCGGTAGCCGATGCGCTGACCGGTGCCGTCGAGCTTGCCCGGATGCGCTTTGCCGGACAGAAGGGGGAGGTCGCATGAAGCTTTCCGCCATCCTCTCCCATGAAAACATCCAGGCGACCGGTCGCGGCCCGCTCTACATGAAACTGCGCCAGGTGCTGGAAGAGGCCATCCGCGGCGGCAGGCTGGAGCAGGGCGACGCCTTGCCGCCGGAACGCGACCTTGCCGAGCTTGCCGATGTCAGCCGGGTGACGGTGCGCAAGGCGGTTGATGATCTCGTGCGCGACGGTTTGCTGGTGCGCCGCCATGGTTCGGGCACCTTCGTCTCAAAGCCGGTGTCGCGCGTGCAGCAATCGCTCTCCCGCCTGACCTCCTTTACCGAGGACATGGCGCGGCGCGGCCTGGTCACGAGGGCCGAACTGCTGGAGCGCGGGCTGTTTCACCCGACAACCGAAGAAACCGTGATGCTCGGCCTGTCCGCAGGCATGATGGTCGCCCGCATCAGCCGGTTGCGGCTGGCCAATGGCACGCCGCTTGCCATCGAGCGTGCCAGCCTGTCGCCGGAATTCCTGCCGGAGCCGGAGCGGGTCGATACCTCGCTCTATGCCGAGCTGGACCGCACGGGCTCAAGGCCGGTGCGGGCGATCCAGCGGATTTCCGCCTGCAATGTCAAGGAACCCGACGCCGACCTGCTCGGCATTCCCGCCGGTGCGGCAGGTCTTTCCATCGAGCGGGTTTCCTATCTGGCCTCCGGCCGGGTGGTGGAATTCACCCGCTCGCTCTATCGCGGCGACGCCTATGATTTCGTCGCCGAAATGACACTTGGCGACGGCGAACCCGGCAAATGAGGGCTGTGCCCTGCCCTCAGCGGACGAACCCGAGGAATTGATGATGCAGACCCACATGCGACGCGAAATCAGCGAGATCCCCGAGGCCGCCGCCCGGCTGATCGAGACATCCGGACCGGCCTTGCGGAAAGCGGGGCTGGCGTTGCGGGACCAGGACCCGACCTTTATCGCCAC
This region includes:
- a CDS encoding GntR family transcriptional regulator; translation: MKLSAILSHENIQATGRGPLYMKLRQVLEEAIRGGRLEQGDALPPERDLAELADVSRVTVRKAVDDLVRDGLLVRRHGSGTFVSKPVSRVQQSLSRLTSFTEDMARRGLVTRAELLERGLFHPTTEETVMLGLSAGMMVARISRLRLANGTPLAIERASLSPEFLPEPERVDTSLYAELDRTGSRPVRAIQRISACNVKEPDADLLGIPAGAAGLSIERVSYLASGRVVEFTRSLYRGDAYDFVAEMTLGDGEPGK